In one window of Helianthus annuus cultivar XRQ/B chromosome 17, HanXRQr2.0-SUNRISE, whole genome shotgun sequence DNA:
- the LOC110924763 gene encoding uncharacterized protein LOC110924763: MNKALMSYHVWSIVSKRESLWVDWVHSYRLRGKSFWMCKTPANCCWSWRKLVQLRPLIRNHLWSDLGNGANTSAWYDYWSDIGPLGDFISPRSITDADFKLDDSVANIYSNGSWAWPLAWRDLFPVLIQLDQVQLTPMKQDRLLWRDGSEIMEFSSSCVWHSFRHTAPWCRIVWFA, from the coding sequence ATGAACAAGGCTCTTATGTCTTATCATGTTTGGAGCATTGTCTCTAAAAGGGAGTCTTTATGGGTGGATTGGGTGCATAGTTACAGGTTGAGAGGCAAGAGCTTCTGGATGTGCAAAACCCCAGCTAATTGTTGTTGGTCTTGGAGAAAGCTTGTGCAATTGCGGCCTCTCATTAGAAATCATTTGTGGTCGGATTTAGGTAATGGCGCTAACACTTCGGCTTGGTATGATTACTGGAGTGATATAGGGCCGCTTGGGGATTTTATTTCGCCGAGGTCTATTACCGATGCAGATTTTAAACTAGATGATTCTGTGGCTAACATCTACTCGAATGGTTCTTGGGCGTGGCCTTTGGCTTGGAGAGATCTTTTTCCGGTTCTCATTCAGTTAGACCAGGTTCAGTTAACCCCAATGAAACAAGATAGATTGTTGTGGAGAGATGGCAGCGAGATTATGGAGTTCTCCTCTTCATGTGTGTGGCACTCGTTTCGGCACACGGCTCCGTGGTGTAGGATTGTTTGGTTTGCGTAA